The DNA region CATTGATGGAAGATACGAGGATCGGAGTTGAATCGGAGACGACGACGACCTTCTGGATGCAGAAAGAGACGGTTTGGCGTCGAATGGAAGATGAAATCGAGTATATGCGAATCGGTTGCGATAAGCTTGCGCGAGCTGACAAAGCTACTTCGGAGCGTCTTGGATCGTTGGAGAATCAAATCGCGACGATGGGATCGGAATCAGCGGTCAGATTGGGAGCATTGGAGAGTCAGATGTCCTCGATAACGGCCACACTAGCTCGAATCGAAGCTAGTTCTGTGATCAATCAACGGCCTGGCAAAGGGATTGCGTCTTCTTCAATGGATCATCATGATCAGGTACCGATCGCAATTTCAGATCTGGATCAAACTCATTTAGGTTATCGGGGAATCCACAATGCGTTAACAAATCGAGATAAGATGTTGAGAAAAGTGGATATGCCTGTGTTTGCTGGTCTTTTGCCATTTGACTGGATTTCCAGGGTGGAGAGGTTCTTCAGAATTGGTAACTATGACGAAGAGGATAAATTACAGTTGGTATCATTGAGCTTAGAGGGTCCCGTTCTCAATTGGTTCAACGGAGAAATGCTCAGTGATCCATTTCTGAGTTGGACTCAGTTTACAGAAAGGATGTTAGAGAGATTTGCTGGTCCAATTGATAATGATCCTGCAGCGAGATTGTTCTGTCTACAACAAGAAGGCGACATTGTAGACTATGTCAACGAGTTTGAGGCTCTGAGAAATCAAGTAACAGGAATTGATGAGAAAAATTTGATATAGGTTTTCTTCAATGGATTGAAACCAGAGATGAAGGAGGTAATCAGAATGAAGGAACCAGTGGGTTTAACGAATCATAAACTAGCAgtgttgaagatgcagaaaaCTACTTTCTGCAAGTTGATTGGATCAGCGGCAGGAGGTGACATTCAAAAAGCATATCAGCGCCAATCACATAATGTTAAAACTGCAAGTTTCACTCCAAAGCAAAGCGGCGATCAACCACAGCTAGAAGCTGGAGCTAACAAAGAAAATTAAGCACCACAACGAAACACATTGAGACCAAGGCAACAATATTCGGATGCAGAACTCGACCGTATGAGAAAAGAGAAGATCTGTTTCAAATGCAAAGCTCCTTGGTCTCCAGCTCACAGAATGGAATGTCCAAATAGAATGCTAAGAGTAATTACAGTGATCAACGGATTAGAGCTTGAGGTTCTTGATTCAAACGAAGAGGAAGATCAACAAGAACAACAGAATCCGAAAGTACTACACACGTTATCACTGAATTCTTATTTGGGCATTGACTCTCCGAAGACTATGAAGATGAGAGGTTTTATAAATAACAGAGAGGTGATTGTCATGCTTGATAGCGGAGCATCACACAACTTCATCTCACCTGAGGTTGTGGACAAGTTACGAATGAAAGTTTATGCTGACAGTAGCTTGGACGTGTTGTTGGGTAATGGAGTGACTGTGAATGCAATGGGAGTATGCAGATCAGTTTCATTCCAACTAAATCAAACCAACTTCACAAGTGACTTCATCTCTCTTGAACTGGGGAATGTAGATGTGATACTTGGTATTCAATGGCTTGAAACCTTAGGCATTTGCGAAGTGGACTGGAAGGAGCAGGTCCTTTCGTTTGTCTATGAAGGAAACAAAGTGACCTTGTTAGGCGAGAAAGAGCTACACGGCACGAAGTTCTCTTTCAAGTCATTGAAACCGGTCTATACAAGCTGCAAGATAGGAAGGGAAGTGCTTCATGCTTCTTCTATAGCAACATCTCCATTTCCAGAAGTTCGTTTGCAATTCTCCCAAATACTCCAGGAGTTTGTTGATGTGTTCGCAGTACCAACTGCCTTACCACCATTTCGTGGACAAGAACACGCAATCAACTTACAACCAGGAGTATCTTCAGTATCTGTTCGACCTTATCGGTATCCTCATGCCAGCAAGGTGGCTATGGAACAAATGGTGAATGATATGTTATCTACGGGCATCATACGACCAAGCACCAGTCCTTTCTCCAGCCCTGTACTACTAGTGAAGAAGAAGGACGGTTCTCTACGTTTTTGCGTGGACTACAGGGCTTTGAACAGAGTAACCGTGTTAGACAAGTACCCTATTCCTGTCATAGACCAGTTACTCGACGAGTTACATGGGGCTACGGTCTATACAAAGCTTGATCTACGCTCAGGCTATCACCAAATACGGATGGTGGAAGCAGACATTCATAAGACAGCGTTCCGGACAGTGGAAGGACATTACGAGTTCCTGGTCATGCCATTTTGTTTGACCAACGCTCCAGCCACTTTTCAGGCACTCATGAACAAGGTGTTTAAACCATTCCTCCGCCGTTTTGTCCTTGTGTTCTTTGATGATATATTGATCTACAGCAAGAATCAGTCAGATCACGAGAATCATCTAAGACAAGTGTTAGAAGTGCTGAGGGAGCAGAATTTATATGCTAATCAAAAGAAATGCACGTTTGCAGTACCGAGTGTGGAATACTTAGGCCATATAATATCAGCTAATGGCGTAGCTACTGATTCTGCAAAGACTAATGCTATGAATATATGGCCTATACCCAAGGTGGTTAAGCAGTTGAGAGGATTCCTTGGGTTAACTGGATATTATCGGAAGTTTATAAGAGATTATGGAAGTATTGCTCGTCCTTTGACCACACTTCTGAAGAAGGATCAGTTCTCTTGGCCTACTAAAGCTCAGCAAGCTTTTGAAAAGTTGAAACATGCAATGGTAACAGCACCAGTACTTGCGTTACCAGACTTCAGTCAAGTTTTTGTGATCGAATCAGACGCCTCAGGATTCGGGTTAGGCGCTGTGCTTATGCAGAACAAGAGGCCCATCGCTTTCTTTAGCCATGCTCTGACAGCACGGGAGCAACTGAAACCAGCTTATGAAAGAGAACTGATGGCTATCGTGATGGCAGTGAGAAAGTGGAAACACTATCTACTTGGTAGAAAGTTTCATGTTCACACGGATCAGCGGAGCTTGAAGTTTTTGTTGGAGCAAAAAGAGGTAAATTTGGAGTATCAAAAGTGGTTAACAAAGCTATTGGGATTTGACTTTGACATCTTCTATAAACCGGGACCGGAAAACAAGGCAGCAGATGGCTTGTCTCGGAGTATGTCTGTCTCTTCACTGTTACTATCATTGACAGTCCCAACAGCTTTACAATGGGAAGATTTGTATAAGGAAATACAAGACGATACGAAGTTAAGCACAATGGTCATGCAGATTCAGAAAGGAGAATTGCACTCTAAGAAGTATACAGTGATAGAAGGGAGATTGTGGTCAAAGAAAAGATTGGTGATTCCTAAGACTTCAAAATTCATTTCAGTGATATTGCGAGAGGCTCATGACAGTAAATTTGGTGGTCATTCAGGTGTTTTGAAAACTTTGAAGAGAGTTCAGTGTTCGTTTTATTGGACTGGAATGTACAAGCAGGTGCAGGAGTATGTGGCGGCTTGTGGTATTTGCCAAACACATAAACATtcaactctatctccagccGGTTTGCTTCAACCATTACCGATTCCAGAGATGATTTGGGAAGACATCAATATGGACTTCATTGAGGGGCTTCCGGGGTCTAATGGTTATAACAGCATATTGGTGGTGATCGATCGTTTAAGCAAATTTGCTCATTTCATCAGCCTTAAACACCCGTTCTCTGCACTGGATGTAGCCAAGAAGTTCGTGTCTGAGATCGTCCGTTTACATGGTTTTCCGAAGAGCATCACGTCAGATAGAGACAGGATCTTTCTGAGTTCTTTTTGGACAGAGGCTTTCCGTTTGGCTGGGACTAAGCTTCAGTATAGTACGGCATTTCACCCTCAGACGGATGGTCAATCTGAGGTGCTCAAccattgtttggaaacatatttGAGATGTTTCTCGTCTTCTCACCCTCGGACTTGGCACAATTATATGGCATGGGCAGAGCTATGGTATAACACGACGTTTCACAAGTCGATTCAGACAACTCCATTCAAAGTGGTCTATGGCCGTGATCCTCCTCCTATTCTGCGTTTTGAACAGGGTTCTACAAAGAACTTTGAGCTGGAGCGGGCGTTATTGGAAAGGGATGAGGTATTGATCAGTTTAAAACAAACACTTACTCGTGCTCAGGAGATAATGAAGAATCAAGCCGATAAGTCAAGGAGAGATGTTCAGTTGGCGGTTGGTGACATGGTATTTCTTAAGCTACAACCCTATCGTCAGAAGACTGTGGCTCATAGAGTTTGTCAGAAACTTGCAGCGAAATTATATGGCCCATACAAAGTGTTGGAGCGCATTGGAAACACAGGTTATAAGTTACAATTACCTCCAGCTGCAAAGATCCATCATGTGTTCCATATTTCCCAATTGAAGTTAGCCTTGGGTTCGCAGGAGCAATGTGATGCGTTACCGCCGGGGAGTATCACGGAGGCTGAAGAACCGATTAGTCCAGAAGATGTATTGGAGAAACGTTATGATGCAAAGGGTTAACTGGAGTTATTGGTTAAGTGGGTTGGGAAATCTTCATTGGAAAATTCATGGCTGTATTATCAGGATTTCATCACTCATTTTCCTTATTACCAGCTTGAGGGCAAGCTGGATTTCGTTGGGGGAAGTATTGATAGGTACCGAAAGGCATATTACCGTAAGAGGAGGGGTAAAGAAGCAAAGGAAGAGAGTGAGGAAGTAACAGAAGAGGAGGGAACagaagaagaataaaagaaaCCTTTGGATTGAAATAGAGTATTTGCAGTTATTCATTTCATACTGTTAGATGATATTAAATAAGGAGTAGAGTGTTCATTTGAAAGGTATGCTTTTGTATGTGATTGTAGAGAGACGATATGAGTCCTCTGTTTCCAGTCGCTATGAGACTGTCGATGATGATGAACTCGTGATGAGAGTGATTCATTGTTGAGATACAAAGCTGTAAACACTTCTTCATTCTTATTCAATACACGAGTTTGGACATCAGTGGTTGAGGGTGATGAATCAACTGCACCGATACGTTTGATTTCCCTTGCCCCGTGATTGAACCTCCAAATTAAACATAAACAGATATTCAACTAAAGTTACCTAATAGCTAtgtctaataaaaaaaattaatttcaaatttgtgaGTTTTGTAGACTTCATATGTCTCTTGGAAAATAATCTTAACTGACCTAGGTTAAAACTCATATCCACTTGGAGGGAGTCACCTAAAAGGTCCTTCTCATTGTCTACCAAGTACAAAAGCAtcgaatgaatttttttttttttttgaacacataaGCATcgaatgaatatattaatgaagTCACACTTTAACATGATATAGAGTAAAAGTCAACTGTCTCATGCATATACCCTTTTTTAAACGTTTCGGTGAACGATTATCTTCTATGTTTTCCTTTCCATCCTTATGTTTCTTTCGATTCATGACAGAGTTTTCCTGGTTGAAATATCGAAAAATACACGAAGGGAATGATATTGATGCACGTATTCTTGTGTTCGATTCTGTTACCATAGTGGGCACATTTAACATTCTAAAACTCAAAAATTATTTCCATCTAGTGTTGTTTATAAATGGATAGTGTTAATTacattaaatatttgtattgttTAATGTTAGAAGATAATTCCTTGTAATACAAGTTACGAAGGGAACTGATTGTGCTTAGGTAGGAAATAGACCTGGAAGTTGGGATGAACTACCAATTCCTTCTAATAAAATTAAGTAATGAAACTCTCTGGTCGTTAAGTTAATTAACGGATGTGGTGTTACAAAAAACACATAATTAGAAAGAGactttatattaataaatcaagCACGACATAAGGGTAGGTTCAGAAATTCTGAAATGCAAACATTAAAGCCAAAaaacaaaaccctaatcttCCACGTGGACTTGAAAGGTTTCAAATCCGACACAGCAGTTATCGCAGCCATTATAGAAGAATGAGTGAAGAATGTTTAGGTTTTGCTTTTAGGTTATGAGTAAGAAGACATGGGTTATATGCTATGTGTCTTATATAGGTCTAAATAACCTAATGCAACTAACGCCGTATCacacggaaaaaaaaaattaaattttaaatatttttgcctTGCTCAGCACAAATCGATGTATATTGCCATAAACAatagttttgaaaatatatgcAAATCCCCTATCATTAATCAACCTTGCCAATCACTCAAGGTTTTAAAATCGTTTTCAAAAGAAGATCCCCAGCGTTTATTTCTGTGGTATAAAATTAACCGATATTGAATTTGGTGTAAAAGTGTTAACCATAATAATAGGGGATTTCGGTTAATCTTCCACGTCGGAACATTGTTTGAAAGAAACTAAAACTGTGCCCTGTCATAAACTTGATATCTTGCGTGATACAATCATGCACGTACGATAATAAGTTGTAGTATCATCGaaccaaaaaattataaccaatATTTTTCTAAGTTATCGAGGATGCATTAATATTTCGAGCGTAAGAATGGTTCATCTCTCACGGGTTATTAGCTCTCACAATCATTCTTACAAGGATGTCTGCACCAACACAACGAACCATGCAGAGGTTGTAAGGGTTCAGTATGATCCTAATGAGTGCACCTTTGAGACGCTTCTATATTTGTTCTGGTCTAGGCATGATCCCACCACCTTGAATCGTCAGGTACCaaactttttcttgtttttttgttacaatTCTGAATGTTTTGGCTTGTAATGTATAATGCAACTTTGTGTTCTTGTCTTAGGGAAAACTTGTGGGAGCTCAATACGGGTCAGGTATATACTTCTACACACCAGAGCAAGAGAAGCTAGCACGAGAATCTCTAGAGACTCAGCAGAAGAAACTGGAGAAGAAGATTGTGACTGAGATATTACCGGCCAAGAAATTCTATAAAGCTGAGGAATACCATCAGCATTGCCTCTCCAAAGGTGGAAAGAGTGGCCATGCACAGTCCCCTGCAAAGAGCTGCAAAGACCCTATCAGCTGCTTTGGCTGAGGAAAAGCCTTTGTTCCTCTTCCCCCAAAACAGAGGATTCTCAGAGAATATGTATCTGTTtgaatgtgtgtgtgtgtgtgtttgattTGTAAGTCTCAGTTAGTAATAAAGATGCATGTGTGGGATCATCTCAACTGTGTAACGTGTCTTAGTTTCTCAACTTTGAACTGATGTATGTTTGAATAATTAGTAAGTACCATCATTAGAAcctaaactttttattttcttacatttGTGTGTTACGATTCTCTAATTTATTTTGAACGGATGCATGGCCTCGAAACCTTGAAGCTGTGCATAGGACACAACCATTCATTGGCTGGCCTCTGTTATATCAGCTGCATGTAACGCTTTTTGAGATAAGGGTTGGAAGAAGAAAAGGCTGCAAAAGGATTGAAGAACTCGTGATATTCTCACAGTACTGTAATTGTAACGTACATAAAATTGAAGTTCAAACTCTCTGCTAGAATGATGCCACAGCCTGCTGTTGCCACTATCATCTCTTATGAAAATAAGGGAAGTCATAGAGTTATTTTATAGCTaatgttatgtttttattgACTTCTCTAAATTTTCACATCTCTTATGAGAAGATCACGTAAGCACGTCTCGTGTTTCTCATAACTTGTAAgagaaaaaaggaaacaaaattttgaGAAGCTATATTAAATCGGCACATCAGCGtaagttttttaaattaatgtgaGAGTGACACGTGGCGAAGGTAGTGTGAATGAATTAAAGTCAATGTTtttctcactacaagaaaacagcggtattctgacggacattccgacggaaaatgaaatcctcggacggaaaatgaaatcctcggaatattccgaggatattccgaggaaacacaaaatttggtttcctcgaaatttcctcggaatataccgacagaattccgaggaaatattaatcgtcggaatattcttatggaataccgaggaaaatgtattcctcggaaaaaaccgatgaattccgaggatatattatagccgttagagagccgttgggagattttaaaaattccgaggaaattccgacgaactagccgaggaaattccgaggaagtagggtttttaaaaccgaaaacaacgttttgcggtttgaataacacttatataacccttattaagtgtcttagactgattatgaagtcaaaaatttgttccttaccctataataaacacttttccgattgtatgaacgaaatccccacaacataagagaaacacttatacactttaatgaacggtaaaggggatacttacaattcgttttgaaatttggttatttcatggtttatgatcatctatacaagaatcctcaatggtatgcattacaattgtataagaaatgaaatacggcaaaaaaaatcgatgttttgaaaccctaaacactagttcctcggtatttcctcggaatataccgacggaattccgaggaaatattaatccgtcagaatattcttatggaataccgaggaaaaatgtatttctcggaaaaaaccgatgaattttgaggatatattatagccgttagagagccgttgggggattttaaaattccaaggaaattccgacgaactagccgaggaaattccgaggaagtagggtttttaaaccgaaaacaacgttttgcggtttgaataacacttatatagcccttattaagtgtcttagactgattatgaagtcaaaaatttgttccttaccctataataaaccttttccgattgtatgaacgaaatccccacaacataagagaaacacttatacactttaatgaacggtaaagggaatacttacaattcgttttgaaattttgttatttcatggtttatgatcatctatacaaagaatcctcaatggtatgcattacaattgtataagaaatgaaatacggcaaaaaatcgatgttttgaaaccctaaacactagttcctcggtatttcctcggaatattccgacggaattccgaggaagataagggtttcctcggaattttctcggaaaattccgaggaaattctgaggaagtagggtttttaaaccgaaaacaacgttttgcggtttgaataacacttatataatccttattaagtgtcttagactgattatgaagtcaaaaatttgttccttaccctataataaactttttccgattgtatgaacgaaatccccacaacataagagaaacacttatacactttaatgaacggtaaagggaatacttacaattcgttttgaaatttggttatttcatggtttatgatcatctatacaaagaatcccatggtatgcattacaattgtataagaaatgaaatacggcaaaaaaatcgatgttttgaaaccccaaacactagttcctcggtatttcctcggaatattctgacggaattccgaggaaataagggttttcttcctcggaattccctcagaaaattccgaggaaattactGAGGAAGTAGGGTTTGGGTAaacaaaacatcgattttttttgccgtatttcatttctatACAATTATAAGTGCCTACCATTTGGTTTCTTTTATAGTTTATCATAAACCTGAAATAACCAAATTTCcgattgtaagtattcccttacCGTTCATAAAGAGtaaagtgtttctcttatgttgtggggatttcgttcatacaatcggaaattgtttattatagggtaaggaacaaatttttgacttcataatcatcctaagacacttaataaggattaataagtgttattcaaaccgcaaacgttgttttcggtttaaaaaaaaaccctacttcctcagTATTTCctctcggaattttccgagaaaattcgaggaaacccttatcttcctcgaattccgtcggaatattccgaggaaataccgagaaCTAGTGTTTTAGTTTTCAAACATcgtttttttgccgtatttcatttctatacaattgtaatgcatccATGAGGATTCTTTGAGAGATGATCATAAACCtgaataacaaatttcaaaacgattgtaagtattccctttaccgttcataaagtgtataagtgtttctcttatgttgtggggatttcttcatacaatcggaaaagtgtttattatagggtaaggaacaatttttgacttcataatcatcAAGAGACTTATAAGGgctatataagtgttattcaaaccgcaaaacgttgttttcggtttaaaaaccctacttcctcggaatttccctcGGCTAGTTCGTCGAATTTCCTtggatttttaaaatcccccaggCTCTCTAACGGCCTAATAATATATCCTCaaaattcatcggttttttccgagaatacatttttcctcggtatccataagaatattctgacggattaatatttcctcggaattccgtcggtatattcgcgagaaataccgaggaactatgtttagggttttcaaaacatcgattttttttgccgttatttcatttcttatacaattgtaatgcataccattgaggaattctttgtatagatgatcataaaccatgaaataaccaaattcaaacgaattgtaagtatccctttaccgttcattaaagtgtataagtttTCTCTTATGtttggggatttcgttcatacaatcggaaaagtgtttattaagggtaaggaacaaattttgacttcataatcagtctaagacacttaataaggtttatataagtgttattcaaaccgcaaaacgttgttttcggtttaaaccCTACTTCCCGATTTCctcggctagttcgtcggaatttcctcggaatttttaaatccccaacggctctctacggctataatatatcctcggaattcatcggttttttccgaggaatacatttttcctcggtattcctaagaatattccgacgattaatattcctcggaattctgtcgtatattccgaggaatttcgaggaaaccaaattttgtgtttcctcggaatatcctcggaatattccgaggatttcatttttccgtccgaggatttcattttccgtcgaaTGTCCGTCAGATACCGCCTGTTTCTTGTAGTGAAGAAACATTGACTTTAATTCATCACACTACCTTCGCCACGTGTCACTCtcacattaattttaaaaacttacgCTGATGTGCCGATTTAATATAGCTTCTcaaattttgtttcctttttctctTACAAGTTATGAGAAACACGAGACGTGCTTACTGATCTTCTCAT from Brassica napus cultivar Da-Ae unplaced genomic scaffold, Da-Ae ScsIHWf_154;HRSCAF=282, whole genome shotgun sequence includes:
- the LOC106431026 gene encoding peptide methionine sulfoxide reductase A2-like; the encoded protein is MVHLSRVISSHNHSYKDVCTNTTNHAEVVRVQYDPNECTFETLLYLFWSRHDPTTLNRQGKLVGAQYGSGIYFYTPEQEKLARESLETQQKKLEKKIVTEILPAKKFYKAEEYHQHCLSKGGKSGHAQSPAKSCKDPISCFG